From a single Brassica rapa cultivar Chiifu-401-42 chromosome A01, CAAS_Brap_v3.01, whole genome shotgun sequence genomic region:
- the LOC103850076 gene encoding paired amphipathic helix protein Sin3-like 1 isoform X2, with translation MKRIRDGSGSQFRRTLGSSRGELYGQSPVPGSGDTEEGRGEGGRIASGDVTSQNVKDALSYLKDVKDMFHDQRETYDRFLEVMKDFKALRIDTRGVIARVKELFKGHNHLIYGFNTFLPKGFEITLIEEDEAPPKKTVDFEEAIHFVNKIKTRFKHDEHVYKSFLGILNLYRKEKKGISEVYNEVSILFEGHSDLLEEFTRFLPASLPSHSAAQHSRSQAQRYNDPRSGPPLIRQMQVEKEHRRERAVASRSDYSADHNDLCDDKTMVKMQREQRKRADKENRERRGRVLDDREADQDNLHHFPEIRKSSRRAECPEAYSGSASHSEKDNLKSMYNQAFVFCEKVKERLCSQDDYQTFLKCLNLFSNGIIQTKELQNMVSDLLGKYPDLMDEFSQFFERCENGFQHLAGAMSKKSFSSEEQASRSMEVEEKEREHKLDLEVVNETEQYKEEYVGKSIQELDLSNCECCTPSYRLLPSDYPVRTASQRSELGAEVLNDRWVSVTSGSEDYSFKHMRRNPYEEILFRCEDDRFELDMLLESVSSAARTAENLLNIITEKKIAFSGSFRIEDHFTALNLRCIERLYGEHGLDVIDILHKNPATALPVILTRLKQKQDEWKKCRDDFDKIWAKVYAKNHYKSLDHRSFYFKQQDSKNSSAKSLVAEIKELKEKSQNEDDILLSISAGYRQPINPNLDYEYFSRDMHEDLYKLVHFSCEELCSTKEQLSKVLRLWENFLEPVLGVPPRAKGTDPVEDVPKTLDVNHSTSTNEEANGSCGADTATLASRKLISVANGDQNASSGASNLGEIGLLNKDSTGKEDLQDADTANGDGVTSSAVKLQKEHETGNRADQRSVMPIPMDINERASTSNLSTPSGENNHGVLEKEDLAGSHEIQAKPSSTLSDIHHIKTSPSTQAGDGGKSIALASGIRSDSSTDNMNSDEPEGPLTIEKEEGELSPNGDFDDNVGLHEDLGVKSTSKPENLADAEVENEDEDSENASEGGEECSHDENREEESGEHEEVDSQSLAGDTELLRQSERVLLSARPLSKHVAAVLRDGRTKDIRVFYGNDDFYVLFRLHQILYERILSAKRNCSGDELKSKNSKDTDSLDPYARFMKGLYGLLDGSVENTKFEDECRAIFGNQSYVLFTLNKVIYKLVKQLQAVVADEMDNKLIQLYEYEKSRKPGRVIDSVYYENARVLVHDENVYRLECSSSPSRLSIQLMDNIVEKPEPYAVSMDPMFASYLQTEFLSTSREKKEEGHNIVLRRNRRPYSGLDDLAALCKAMEGVEVVNGLECKMSCSSYKVSYVLDTQDFFHRKKKKKKKIEHISQQRNKDRVERFHRFLSASR, from the exons ATGAAGCGGATACGAGACGGCTCCGGGTCTCAATTTCGACGCACTTTGGGCTCTTCTCGAGGCGAATT ATATGGACAATCTCCGGTCCCTGGCAGTGGTGACACTGAAGAAGGAAGAGGAGAGGGAGGGAGAATCGCTAGTGGGGACGTTACCTCTCAGAATGTTAAGGATGCCTTGTCCTACCTCAAGGATGTTAAGGACATGTTTCATGATCAACGGGAGACATATGACAGGTTTCTTGAGGTTATGAAAGATTTTAAAGCTCTAAG GATCGACACACGCGGTGTGATTGCCCGAGTTAAGGAGTTGTTCAAGGGTCATAACCATTTGATATACGGTTTTAATACCTTCTTGCCTAAGGGATTTGAAATTACGCTTATTGAGGAAGACGAAGCCCCGCCTAAGAAGACTGTAGATTTTGAAGAAGCTATTCATTTTGTGAATAAAATTAAG ACGCGATTCAAGCACGATGAACACGTCTATAAATCTTTCTTGGGTATCTTGAATTTGTACCGAAAGGAGAAGAAGGGAATTAGTGAGGTTTACAATGAG GTATCTATCCTTTTTGAGGGTCACTCGGATTTGCTTGAAGAGTTTACTAGGTTTTTGCCAGCGTCTTTGCCATCTCATTCAGCAGCGCAGCATAGCCGGAGTCAGGCCCAACGCTACAATGACCCAAGATCAGGCCCTCCCCTAATTCGTCAAATGCAAGTGGAGAAG GAACACCGACGAGAAAGGGCTGTTGCTTCCCGCAGTGATTATAGTGCTGATCATAATGACCTTTGTGATGATAAAACGATGGTCAAGATGCAAAGAGAGCAGCGGAAGCGTGCTGATAAGGAGAACAGAGAAAGGAGAGGCCGTGTTCTGGACGACAGAGAAGCAGATCAAGATAATTTGCACCATTTCCCAGAGATAAGAAAGTCTTCGAGAAGAGCGGAATGTCCTGAAGCATACTCTGGTTCTGCTTCGCATTCTGAGAAAGACAATTTGAAAA GTATGTACAACCAAGCATTTGTTTTCTGTGAGAAAGTTAAGGAGAGATTATGCAGCCAGGATGATTATCAAACATTCTTGAAGTGCCTCAATTTATTTAGCAATGGAATAATCCAAACGAAGGAACTGCAGAATATG GTTTCTGATCTTCTTGGGAAATACCCTGATCTCATGGATGAGTTCAGTCAGTTCTTTGAGCGTTGTGAAA ATGGATTTCAACACCTTGCTGGTGCTATGAGCAAAA AATCATTTAGTAGCGAAGAACAGGCATCCAGGTCAATGGAGGTGGAAGAAAAGGAAAGAGAACACAAGCTTGACCTCGAGGTTGTTAATGAAACAGAGCAATATAAGGAGGAGTACGTGGGAAAATCTATTCAAGAGCTTGATCTATCTAATTGCGAGTGTTGCACTCCTAGCTACCGACTACTGCCTTCGGAT TATCCGGTACGAACTGCCAGTCAGAGGTCGGAGCTAGGAGCTGAGGTTTTAAATGATCGCTGGGTGTCTGTCACTTCAGGAAGTGAAGATTATTCTTTTAAGCACATGCGCAGAAACCCATATGAAGAGATCTTGTTCAGATGCGAAGATgatag ATTTGAGTTGGACATGCTTTTGGAATCTGTGAGCTCTGCGGCCAGAACTGCTGAAAATTTGTTGAACATCATCACAGAGAAGAAAATAGCTTTCTCTGGCTCCTTCAGGATCGAAGATCACTTCACGG CCCTGAACTTAAGGTGTATTGAGCGACTTTATGGCGAGCATGGTCTTGACGTGATAGACATATTACATAAGAATCCAGCCACTGCACTTCCTGTAATCTTAACTCGTTTGAAGCAGAAACAAGATGAATGGAAGAAATGCCGTGATGATTTTGATAAGATCTGGGCAAAGGTATATGCGAAAAACCATTACAAATCACTTGATCATCGCAGTTTCTACTTCAAGCAACAAGATTCAAAGAACTCGAGTGCAAAAT CATTGGTGGCTGAAATTAAGGAGCTTAAAGAGAAGAGTCAGAATGAGGATGATATTCTGCTGTCTATTTCTGCTGGTTACAGGCAACCCATAAATCCTAATCTTGACTACGAGTATTTCAGCCGAGATATGCATGAAGACCTGTACAAACTAGTCCATTTTTCATGCGAGGAGTTATGCTCTACAAAAGAACAGCTCAGCAAAGTTCTGAGGCTTTGGGAAAATTTCCTTGAGCCAGTGCTGGGCGTTCCTCCCAGGGCCAAGGGCACAGATCCTGTTGAAGATGTTCCCAAGACTCTTGATGTGAATCACAGCACTTCGACTAATGAGGAGGCTAATGGGAGTTGTGGAGCAGACACAGCAACGCTAGCTTCCAGGAAACTAATATCTGTTGCCAACGGAGATCAGAATGCTTCGTCTGGGGCATCCAATCTTGGTGAGATTGGTTTGTTAAATAAGGATTCGACAGGGAAAGAAGATCTTCAAGATGCTGATACAGCCAACGGAGATGGTGTTACCTCTTCTGCTGTAAAACTCCAAAAAGAACATGAGACTGGAAATAGAGCTGATCAAAGATCTGTAATGCCGATCCCAATGGATATCAACGAAAGAGCATCCACCTCGAATTTATCAACCCCAAGTGGAGAAAACAATCATGGTGTACTAGAAAAGGAAGATCTGGCAG GCTCACATGAGATTCAGGCCAAACCAAGCAGCACTTTGAGTGATATTCATCACATTAAAACTTCTCCTTCGACCCAG GCTGGTGATGGTGGCAAATCAATAGCTTTGGCAAGTGGAATAAGATCAGATTCTTCTACGGATAATATGAATTCTGATGAACCCGAAGGTCCGCTCACAATTGAGAAGGAGGAAGGAGAACTCTCACCTAATGGTGATTTCGACGACAACGTTGGTCTTCATGAAGATCTTGGGGTGAAGTCCACTTCTAAACCAGAAAATTTAGCAGATGCTGAAGTAGAGAATGAGGATGAGGATAGTGAAAATGCTTCAGAGGGTGGTGAAGAATGTTCACATGATGAAAATAGAGAGGAGGAATCTGGTGAGCATGAGGAAGTGGACTCGCAGAGCTTAGCAGGAGACACTGAGCTGCTTCGCCAGTCCGAACGTGTTCTGTTGTCTGCCAGACCTCTTTCAAAGCATGTAGCAGCGGTTTTACGCGACGGGAGGACTAAAGATATCCGAGTTTTCTATGGGAATGACGACTTTTATGTCCTCTTTAGGCTTCATCAA ATTCTTTATGAGAGGATTTTGTCTGCGAAAAGGAATTGCTCAGGCGATGAACTGAAATCGAAAAACTCAAAGGATACCGATTCGCTAGATCCTTATGCGAG GTTTATGAAGGGATTGTATGGTTTGCTTGATGGATCAGTTGAAAATACCAAGTTTGAGGATGAGTGCAGAGCTATTTTCGGAAATCAATCATATGTGTTATTCACGCTGAACAAAGTGATATACAAATTGGTTAAACAG CTTCAAGCTGTTGTAGCTGATGAGATGGACAACAAGCTAATTCAGTTGTACGAGTATGAGAAATCCCGGAAACCTGGAAGGGTTATTGATTCTGTGTATTATGAAAATGCGAGGGTCCTCGTTCACGACGAAAATGTTTACCGGTTGGAATGT TCATCCTCGCCATCTCGTTTGTCGATCCAACTTATGGACAACATAGTCGAGAAACCAGAACCATATGCAGTTTCTATGGATCCCATGTTTGCAAGTTACTTGCAAACTGAATTTCTTTCCACCTCGCGAGAGAAAAAAGAGGAGGGACATAACATTGTGTTGCGAAG GAACCGGCGTCCATACTCGGGCTTGGATGATCTTGCAGCACTCTGTAAAGCCATGGAAGGTGTTGAAGTAGTAAATGGCTTGGAGTGCAAGATGTCTTGCTCTTCTTACAAG GTTTCGTACGTGTTGGACACACAGGATTTCTTCcacaggaagaagaagaagaaaaagaagatcgAACACATATCGCAGCAGCGTAACAAAGATAGAGTAGAAAGGTTC
- the LOC103850076 gene encoding paired amphipathic helix protein Sin3-like 1 isoform X1 has translation MKRIRDGSGSQFRRTLGSSRGELYGQSPVPGSGDTEEGRGEGGRIASGDVTSQNVKDALSYLKDVKDMFHDQRETYDRFLEVMKDFKALRIDTRGVIARVKELFKGHNHLIYGFNTFLPKGFEITLIEEDEAPPKKTVDFEEAIHFVNKIKTRFKHDEHVYKSFLGILNLYRKEKKGISEVYNEVSILFEGHSDLLEEFTRFLPASLPSHSAAQHSRSQAQRYNDPRSGPPLIRQMQVEKEHRRERAVASRSDYSADHNDLCDDKTMVKMQREQRKRADKENRERRGRVLDDREADQDNLHHFPEIRKSSRRAECPEAYSGSASHSEKDNLKSMYNQAFVFCEKVKERLCSQDDYQTFLKCLNLFSNGIIQTKELQNMVSDLLGKYPDLMDEFSQFFERCESIDGFQHLAGAMSKKSFSSEEQASRSMEVEEKEREHKLDLEVVNETEQYKEEYVGKSIQELDLSNCECCTPSYRLLPSDYPVRTASQRSELGAEVLNDRWVSVTSGSEDYSFKHMRRNPYEEILFRCEDDRFELDMLLESVSSAARTAENLLNIITEKKIAFSGSFRIEDHFTALNLRCIERLYGEHGLDVIDILHKNPATALPVILTRLKQKQDEWKKCRDDFDKIWAKVYAKNHYKSLDHRSFYFKQQDSKNSSAKSLVAEIKELKEKSQNEDDILLSISAGYRQPINPNLDYEYFSRDMHEDLYKLVHFSCEELCSTKEQLSKVLRLWENFLEPVLGVPPRAKGTDPVEDVPKTLDVNHSTSTNEEANGSCGADTATLASRKLISVANGDQNASSGASNLGEIGLLNKDSTGKEDLQDADTANGDGVTSSAVKLQKEHETGNRADQRSVMPIPMDINERASTSNLSTPSGENNHGVLEKEDLAGSHEIQAKPSSTLSDIHHIKTSPSTQAGDGGKSIALASGIRSDSSTDNMNSDEPEGPLTIEKEEGELSPNGDFDDNVGLHEDLGVKSTSKPENLADAEVENEDEDSENASEGGEECSHDENREEESGEHEEVDSQSLAGDTELLRQSERVLLSARPLSKHVAAVLRDGRTKDIRVFYGNDDFYVLFRLHQILYERILSAKRNCSGDELKSKNSKDTDSLDPYARFMKGLYGLLDGSVENTKFEDECRAIFGNQSYVLFTLNKVIYKLVKQLQAVVADEMDNKLIQLYEYEKSRKPGRVIDSVYYENARVLVHDENVYRLECSSSPSRLSIQLMDNIVEKPEPYAVSMDPMFASYLQTEFLSTSREKKEEGHNIVLRRNRRPYSGLDDLAALCKAMEGVEVVNGLECKMSCSSYKVSYVLDTQDFFHRKKKKKKKIEHISQQRNKDRVERFHRFLSASR, from the exons ATGAAGCGGATACGAGACGGCTCCGGGTCTCAATTTCGACGCACTTTGGGCTCTTCTCGAGGCGAATT ATATGGACAATCTCCGGTCCCTGGCAGTGGTGACACTGAAGAAGGAAGAGGAGAGGGAGGGAGAATCGCTAGTGGGGACGTTACCTCTCAGAATGTTAAGGATGCCTTGTCCTACCTCAAGGATGTTAAGGACATGTTTCATGATCAACGGGAGACATATGACAGGTTTCTTGAGGTTATGAAAGATTTTAAAGCTCTAAG GATCGACACACGCGGTGTGATTGCCCGAGTTAAGGAGTTGTTCAAGGGTCATAACCATTTGATATACGGTTTTAATACCTTCTTGCCTAAGGGATTTGAAATTACGCTTATTGAGGAAGACGAAGCCCCGCCTAAGAAGACTGTAGATTTTGAAGAAGCTATTCATTTTGTGAATAAAATTAAG ACGCGATTCAAGCACGATGAACACGTCTATAAATCTTTCTTGGGTATCTTGAATTTGTACCGAAAGGAGAAGAAGGGAATTAGTGAGGTTTACAATGAG GTATCTATCCTTTTTGAGGGTCACTCGGATTTGCTTGAAGAGTTTACTAGGTTTTTGCCAGCGTCTTTGCCATCTCATTCAGCAGCGCAGCATAGCCGGAGTCAGGCCCAACGCTACAATGACCCAAGATCAGGCCCTCCCCTAATTCGTCAAATGCAAGTGGAGAAG GAACACCGACGAGAAAGGGCTGTTGCTTCCCGCAGTGATTATAGTGCTGATCATAATGACCTTTGTGATGATAAAACGATGGTCAAGATGCAAAGAGAGCAGCGGAAGCGTGCTGATAAGGAGAACAGAGAAAGGAGAGGCCGTGTTCTGGACGACAGAGAAGCAGATCAAGATAATTTGCACCATTTCCCAGAGATAAGAAAGTCTTCGAGAAGAGCGGAATGTCCTGAAGCATACTCTGGTTCTGCTTCGCATTCTGAGAAAGACAATTTGAAAA GTATGTACAACCAAGCATTTGTTTTCTGTGAGAAAGTTAAGGAGAGATTATGCAGCCAGGATGATTATCAAACATTCTTGAAGTGCCTCAATTTATTTAGCAATGGAATAATCCAAACGAAGGAACTGCAGAATATG GTTTCTGATCTTCTTGGGAAATACCCTGATCTCATGGATGAGTTCAGTCAGTTCTTTGAGCGTTGTGAAAGTATTG ATGGATTTCAACACCTTGCTGGTGCTATGAGCAAAA AATCATTTAGTAGCGAAGAACAGGCATCCAGGTCAATGGAGGTGGAAGAAAAGGAAAGAGAACACAAGCTTGACCTCGAGGTTGTTAATGAAACAGAGCAATATAAGGAGGAGTACGTGGGAAAATCTATTCAAGAGCTTGATCTATCTAATTGCGAGTGTTGCACTCCTAGCTACCGACTACTGCCTTCGGAT TATCCGGTACGAACTGCCAGTCAGAGGTCGGAGCTAGGAGCTGAGGTTTTAAATGATCGCTGGGTGTCTGTCACTTCAGGAAGTGAAGATTATTCTTTTAAGCACATGCGCAGAAACCCATATGAAGAGATCTTGTTCAGATGCGAAGATgatag ATTTGAGTTGGACATGCTTTTGGAATCTGTGAGCTCTGCGGCCAGAACTGCTGAAAATTTGTTGAACATCATCACAGAGAAGAAAATAGCTTTCTCTGGCTCCTTCAGGATCGAAGATCACTTCACGG CCCTGAACTTAAGGTGTATTGAGCGACTTTATGGCGAGCATGGTCTTGACGTGATAGACATATTACATAAGAATCCAGCCACTGCACTTCCTGTAATCTTAACTCGTTTGAAGCAGAAACAAGATGAATGGAAGAAATGCCGTGATGATTTTGATAAGATCTGGGCAAAGGTATATGCGAAAAACCATTACAAATCACTTGATCATCGCAGTTTCTACTTCAAGCAACAAGATTCAAAGAACTCGAGTGCAAAAT CATTGGTGGCTGAAATTAAGGAGCTTAAAGAGAAGAGTCAGAATGAGGATGATATTCTGCTGTCTATTTCTGCTGGTTACAGGCAACCCATAAATCCTAATCTTGACTACGAGTATTTCAGCCGAGATATGCATGAAGACCTGTACAAACTAGTCCATTTTTCATGCGAGGAGTTATGCTCTACAAAAGAACAGCTCAGCAAAGTTCTGAGGCTTTGGGAAAATTTCCTTGAGCCAGTGCTGGGCGTTCCTCCCAGGGCCAAGGGCACAGATCCTGTTGAAGATGTTCCCAAGACTCTTGATGTGAATCACAGCACTTCGACTAATGAGGAGGCTAATGGGAGTTGTGGAGCAGACACAGCAACGCTAGCTTCCAGGAAACTAATATCTGTTGCCAACGGAGATCAGAATGCTTCGTCTGGGGCATCCAATCTTGGTGAGATTGGTTTGTTAAATAAGGATTCGACAGGGAAAGAAGATCTTCAAGATGCTGATACAGCCAACGGAGATGGTGTTACCTCTTCTGCTGTAAAACTCCAAAAAGAACATGAGACTGGAAATAGAGCTGATCAAAGATCTGTAATGCCGATCCCAATGGATATCAACGAAAGAGCATCCACCTCGAATTTATCAACCCCAAGTGGAGAAAACAATCATGGTGTACTAGAAAAGGAAGATCTGGCAG GCTCACATGAGATTCAGGCCAAACCAAGCAGCACTTTGAGTGATATTCATCACATTAAAACTTCTCCTTCGACCCAG GCTGGTGATGGTGGCAAATCAATAGCTTTGGCAAGTGGAATAAGATCAGATTCTTCTACGGATAATATGAATTCTGATGAACCCGAAGGTCCGCTCACAATTGAGAAGGAGGAAGGAGAACTCTCACCTAATGGTGATTTCGACGACAACGTTGGTCTTCATGAAGATCTTGGGGTGAAGTCCACTTCTAAACCAGAAAATTTAGCAGATGCTGAAGTAGAGAATGAGGATGAGGATAGTGAAAATGCTTCAGAGGGTGGTGAAGAATGTTCACATGATGAAAATAGAGAGGAGGAATCTGGTGAGCATGAGGAAGTGGACTCGCAGAGCTTAGCAGGAGACACTGAGCTGCTTCGCCAGTCCGAACGTGTTCTGTTGTCTGCCAGACCTCTTTCAAAGCATGTAGCAGCGGTTTTACGCGACGGGAGGACTAAAGATATCCGAGTTTTCTATGGGAATGACGACTTTTATGTCCTCTTTAGGCTTCATCAA ATTCTTTATGAGAGGATTTTGTCTGCGAAAAGGAATTGCTCAGGCGATGAACTGAAATCGAAAAACTCAAAGGATACCGATTCGCTAGATCCTTATGCGAG GTTTATGAAGGGATTGTATGGTTTGCTTGATGGATCAGTTGAAAATACCAAGTTTGAGGATGAGTGCAGAGCTATTTTCGGAAATCAATCATATGTGTTATTCACGCTGAACAAAGTGATATACAAATTGGTTAAACAG CTTCAAGCTGTTGTAGCTGATGAGATGGACAACAAGCTAATTCAGTTGTACGAGTATGAGAAATCCCGGAAACCTGGAAGGGTTATTGATTCTGTGTATTATGAAAATGCGAGGGTCCTCGTTCACGACGAAAATGTTTACCGGTTGGAATGT TCATCCTCGCCATCTCGTTTGTCGATCCAACTTATGGACAACATAGTCGAGAAACCAGAACCATATGCAGTTTCTATGGATCCCATGTTTGCAAGTTACTTGCAAACTGAATTTCTTTCCACCTCGCGAGAGAAAAAAGAGGAGGGACATAACATTGTGTTGCGAAG GAACCGGCGTCCATACTCGGGCTTGGATGATCTTGCAGCACTCTGTAAAGCCATGGAAGGTGTTGAAGTAGTAAATGGCTTGGAGTGCAAGATGTCTTGCTCTTCTTACAAG GTTTCGTACGTGTTGGACACACAGGATTTCTTCcacaggaagaagaagaagaaaaagaagatcgAACACATATCGCAGCAGCGTAACAAAGATAGAGTAGAAAGGTTC